The following coding sequences lie in one Paroedura picta isolate Pp20150507F chromosome 10, Ppicta_v3.0, whole genome shotgun sequence genomic window:
- the SOD3 gene encoding extracellular superoxide dismutase [Cu-Zn] — translation MSLLLFLVTGSILFVSNGTTQEQSRLAIKETQGKLNLLWLAVLFPNMYEHLYEGNWTYTTCEVKPSANLEAGKPQVTGKVLFKQINPHGKLIAIFYLDGFPEDENETGRAIHVHELGDLSNGCESAGDHYNPFNVKHPHHPGDFGNFYPKAGKIRTLMSNLQPALFGPLTIVGRSVVIHEGTDDMGKGGDSGSLQHGNAGKRLACCVIGYCKKEAWMKVYKELLKMND, via the coding sequence ATGTCCTTACTACTGTTTCTAGTCACAGGCTCGATCCTTTTTGTATCCAATGGAACGACGCAAGAACAGTCCCGGCTGGCCATTAAGGAGACCCAGGGAAAGCTGAACTTACTGTGGTTGGCTGTCCTCTTCCCAAACATGTACGAGCACCTTTACGAAGGCAACTGGACTTACACCACTTGCGAAGTGAAGCCCAGTGCTAACCTAGAAGCTGGCAAGCCGCAGGTGACAGGAAAAGTCCTCTTCAAGCAAATTAACCCACATGGAAAACTGATTGCCATATTCtacctggatgggtttcctgaggACGAAAACGAAACTGGTAGAGCTATCCACGTCCACGAACTGGGAGACCTCAGCAATGGCTGTGAGTCTGCTGGGGACCACTATAACCCTTTCAATGTCAAGCACCCCCACCATCCAGGGGATTTTGGAAACTTCTATCCTAAAGCGGGCAAGATCAGAACATTGATGTCCAACCTCCAGCCTGCTCTCTTTGGGCCCCTCACTATTGTCGGAAGATCTGTCGTGATCCACGAGGGTACAGACGatatggggaaggggggtgaCAGTGGCAGCTTGCAACATGGGAATGCAGGCAAACGTTTGGCTTGCTGCGTCATTGGGTACTGCAAAAAAGAAGCATGGATGAAGGTCTACAAGGAACTTCTTAAGATGAATGACTGA